A section of the Anabaena cylindrica PCC 7122 genome encodes:
- a CDS encoding heavy metal-responsive transcriptional regulator, translating into MLTQDKKQLLIGQVTELSGISIRTIRYYESVGLIKPSGRTEGGFRQFSADVLTRLAFIKRAQHLGLSLEEIRDILEVYDHGQPPCVEIQDKLQEKLLQIDHQIEQLLTLRSEITGLLSGWQSMESQPQETICPIIQNNYRNPI; encoded by the coding sequence ATGTTAACTCAGGATAAAAAACAACTTTTAATTGGTCAGGTAACAGAACTAAGTGGTATTTCAATTCGTACAATTCGCTATTATGAAAGCGTGGGTTTAATTAAACCATCAGGACGTACTGAAGGGGGCTTTCGTCAGTTTTCAGCAGATGTGCTAACTCGGTTAGCTTTTATTAAAAGAGCGCAACATCTAGGTTTAAGTTTGGAAGAAATTCGAGATATTCTAGAAGTTTATGACCACGGACAACCCCCTTGTGTTGAAATTCAAGATAAGTTGCAAGAAAAGCTATTACAAATTGATCATCAGATTGAACAATTGCTAACTTTGCGGTCAGAGATAACTGGGTTACTTTCGGGTTGGCAAAGTATGGAAAGCCAACCCCAGGAAACGATTTGTCCTATTATTCAAAATAATTACAGAAATCCAATTTAA